The following are encoded together in the Oceanobacillus zhaokaii genome:
- the truB gene encoding tRNA pseudouridine(55) synthase TruB — protein MNGILPLWKPKGMTSHDCVMKCRRLFKTRKVGHTGTLDPEVEGVLPICIGEATKIVSFLTDTKKTYIAEVKLGEATETEDAQGKIIEEKKVANPPTIDSIKEVLQSFMGTITQIPPMYSAVKVNGRKLYEYARANEPVERPEREITIYDIQLLSTNTDSFKIKVLCSKGTYIRTLCVDIGKKLGYPAHMSGLVRTNTGSFSEKNTVTFANIEEAAENNEQERLLVPIIHGVDHLDRLDVDEATKFKVMNGQKLKAPKHTIETDPFLVVHQQHLLAIYQNHPDKPEEIKPVRVFNG, from the coding sequence ATGAATGGTATTTTGCCATTATGGAAGCCAAAAGGAATGACATCACATGATTGTGTGATGAAGTGCAGAAGGCTGTTTAAAACAAGAAAAGTTGGTCACACTGGAACCCTCGATCCTGAAGTGGAAGGTGTATTGCCTATTTGTATTGGTGAAGCAACAAAAATAGTGTCATTTTTAACCGATACGAAAAAAACGTATATCGCAGAAGTTAAATTGGGAGAGGCAACTGAAACAGAAGATGCCCAGGGGAAAATAATTGAAGAAAAGAAAGTAGCAAATCCCCCAACCATAGATAGCATAAAGGAAGTATTGCAATCTTTCATGGGAACGATTACACAAATTCCGCCAATGTATTCCGCTGTTAAGGTCAACGGACGAAAACTTTATGAATATGCAAGGGCAAATGAACCGGTGGAGCGACCAGAGCGTGAAATAACGATTTATGATATCCAGTTGTTATCAACGAATACAGATAGTTTCAAAATTAAGGTGCTTTGTTCAAAGGGTACGTATATCCGCACTCTATGTGTTGATATTGGTAAGAAATTAGGTTATCCTGCACATATGTCAGGATTAGTTCGGACAAATACCGGATCATTTTCCGAGAAAAATACAGTGACATTTGCTAATATAGAAGAGGCTGCAGAAAATAATGAACAAGAAAGATTGCTAGTTCCAATCATTCATGGCGTGGATCATTTGGACCGGTTGGATGTTGATGAAGCGACGAAATTCAAAGTTATGAATGGGCAAAAACTGAAGGCGCCAAAACACACCATCGAAACGGATCCATTCTTAGTTGTTCATCAGCAGCATTTATTAGCAATTTACCAAAACCACCCTGATAAACCGGAGGAAATTAAACCCGTTCGTGTTTTTAATGGGTGA
- a CDS encoding bifunctional riboflavin kinase/FAD synthetase: protein MRTFELTYPHALVLDELPNTISAIGFFDGIHKGHQKVIQTAIDEAKEKNMESAVISFHPHPSVVLKKDTQHVKYITPIKEKKEMLKQLNVDRLYIIKFNQELSKLSPQEFIDHFIIGLNIKHLVAGFDYTFGHKGSGNMNNIADYTRDRFTVTTINRYTLDDEKVSSTKIRELLRTGSVEEANQLLGRPFKLDGTVIRGDQRGRDLGYPTANLRINPDALLPKQGIYAVKVIYKNETYEGMASIGTNPTFTADREDLSVEVNIFDYNNDLYGEELYVEWHKYIRDEEKFANAEELIDQLALDEKNIRAYFGR, encoded by the coding sequence TTGAGAACATTTGAATTAACATACCCACATGCCTTAGTGCTGGATGAATTACCGAATACAATAAGTGCAATTGGATTTTTTGATGGTATACATAAAGGTCATCAGAAAGTAATTCAAACTGCAATTGATGAAGCTAAAGAGAAGAATATGGAGAGTGCTGTTATTTCCTTTCATCCTCATCCATCCGTAGTGTTAAAAAAAGACACGCAACACGTGAAATACATTACACCGATAAAAGAAAAAAAGGAAATGCTAAAACAATTAAATGTCGATCGATTATATATCATTAAATTTAATCAAGAACTATCTAAATTATCTCCCCAAGAATTTATCGATCATTTTATAATCGGCTTGAATATTAAACATTTAGTAGCTGGATTTGATTATACATTTGGTCATAAGGGTAGTGGTAACATGAATAATATAGCTGACTATACGAGAGACAGATTTACGGTTACGACAATTAACAGGTACACATTGGATGACGAGAAGGTCAGTTCAACAAAAATTAGAGAGCTATTACGGACTGGAAGTGTGGAAGAAGCAAATCAGTTACTTGGAAGACCATTTAAGCTAGATGGAACCGTAATTAGAGGCGATCAGCGCGGCAGAGATCTTGGCTATCCAACCGCAAACTTAAGGATTAATCCAGATGCACTGCTTCCAAAGCAAGGAATTTATGCGGTGAAAGTAATATACAAGAATGAAACCTACGAGGGCATGGCTAGTATTGGAACAAACCCAACCTTTACTGCTGATCGCGAGGATCTTTCTGTCGAAGTTAATATATTTGACTACAATAATGATTTATATGGTGAAGAGTTATACGTTGAGTGGCATAAATACATCCGTGATGAAGAGAAATTTGCAAATGCTGAGGAGTTAATCGATCAATTAGCATTAGATGAGAAAAATATTCGTGCTTATTTTGGCAGATAA
- the rpsO gene encoding 30S ribosomal protein S15 has product MAITQERKNEIINEYKVHDTDTGSPEVQIAVLTEEITTLNEHLRVHKKDHHSRRGLLKMVGKRRNLLNYLRNKDVTRYRELIKRLGLRR; this is encoded by the coding sequence ATGGCTATTACACAAGAGCGTAAGAATGAAATTATCAATGAATACAAAGTTCATGATACAGATACTGGTTCTCCAGAAGTACAAATCGCTGTACTAACTGAAGAAATCACAACTCTAAATGAACATTTACGTGTTCATAAAAAAGATCACCATTCACGTCGTGGTTTATTGAAAATGGTAGGTAAACGTCGTAATTTACTTAACTATCTTCGTAATAAAGATGTTACACGTTACCGCGAATTAATTAAACGACTTGGATTACGTCGATAA
- a CDS encoding polyribonucleotide nucleotidyltransferase: MAEEKHVFSTEIAGKTFTVEIGELAKQANGACMVHYGDTSVLAVATASKEPKDLPFFPLTVNYEERLYAVGKIPGGFIKREGRPSEKAILNSRLIDRPIRPLFPDGFRNEVQVISMVMSADQDCPSEIAAMIGSSIALGVSDIPFAGPIAGVHVGRVDGEFVINPTVEQAEKSDIELTVAGTKDAINMVEAGAFEVPEEIMLEAILFGHKEIVRLVEFQEEIVKQIGLDKFEVVISEFNEALVARLEAEAKAKLHEAIQVQEKHARDDAINLVREEVLASFEDEEDIKEVKSILDKMVKEEVRRLITVEKIRPDGRKIDEIRPLSSRVHLLPRTHGSGLFTRGQTQALSICTLGALGDVQILDGLDLEETKRFMHHYNFPQFSVGETGPIRGPGRREIGHGALGERALEKVIPSEKEFPYTIRLVSEVLESNGSTSQASICASTLAMMDAGVPIKAPVAGIAMGLVKTGDDYTILTDIQGMEDALGDMDFKVAGTAKGVTALQMDIKIEGLSNEILSEALAQAKKGRMQILDSMLATINQPKSELSEYAPKILTMEINPDKIRDVIGPGGKQINKIIDETGVKIDIEQDGKVFISSTNASMNKEAQKIIEDIVREVEVGQMYLGTVKRIEKFGAFVELFKGKDGLVHISELAEERTNKVEDAVSIGDQIMVKVKEIDRQGRINLSRKAVLIEDRERKEKANQ, translated from the coding sequence ATGGCAGAAGAAAAACACGTATTTTCTACAGAAATTGCTGGAAAAACATTTACTGTAGAAATTGGAGAATTAGCGAAGCAAGCAAATGGTGCTTGTATGGTCCATTATGGAGATACATCGGTACTTGCAGTTGCAACAGCTTCAAAAGAACCAAAAGATTTACCATTTTTTCCATTAACAGTTAACTATGAAGAACGTTTATATGCAGTAGGAAAAATTCCTGGAGGCTTCATCAAACGTGAGGGTAGACCAAGTGAAAAGGCAATCCTTAATTCACGATTGATTGATCGACCAATTCGCCCACTGTTCCCAGATGGATTTAGAAATGAAGTCCAAGTAATTAGTATGGTCATGAGTGCTGATCAAGATTGTCCATCCGAAATTGCAGCAATGATTGGATCATCTATTGCATTAGGTGTTTCCGATATTCCATTCGCTGGTCCGATTGCAGGGGTACATGTTGGAAGAGTTGACGGTGAATTTGTCATTAATCCAACTGTTGAACAAGCTGAGAAAAGCGACATTGAATTAACAGTAGCAGGAACGAAAGATGCGATTAATATGGTTGAAGCGGGTGCATTTGAAGTACCTGAAGAAATCATGCTAGAAGCAATCCTTTTCGGTCACAAGGAAATTGTTCGTCTTGTTGAGTTCCAAGAGGAAATTGTAAAACAAATTGGCTTAGATAAGTTTGAAGTAGTGATATCTGAGTTCAATGAAGCGCTGGTTGCTCGATTGGAAGCAGAAGCAAAGGCTAAATTGCATGAAGCAATCCAAGTTCAAGAGAAGCATGCAAGAGATGATGCGATAAACCTTGTGAGAGAAGAAGTGCTAGCTTCATTTGAAGACGAAGAAGATATCAAAGAAGTTAAATCCATTTTAGATAAAATGGTGAAAGAAGAAGTACGACGATTAATTACGGTTGAGAAAATTCGTCCAGATGGAAGAAAAATTGACGAAATCCGCCCGTTATCATCTCGAGTACATTTACTACCAAGAACACATGGTTCTGGATTATTTACACGTGGACAAACTCAAGCACTTAGTATTTGTACACTTGGAGCATTAGGTGATGTGCAAATTTTAGATGGACTTGATTTAGAAGAAACAAAACGATTTATGCACCATTATAATTTCCCGCAATTCAGCGTCGGGGAAACAGGGCCTATTCGAGGGCCAGGCCGTCGTGAAATTGGGCATGGCGCATTAGGTGAGCGTGCACTAGAAAAGGTAATCCCATCTGAGAAGGAATTTCCATATACGATTCGTTTAGTTTCGGAAGTACTAGAATCAAATGGATCTACATCCCAAGCAAGTATTTGTGCTAGTACATTAGCTATGATGGACGCAGGTGTGCCAATTAAAGCGCCAGTTGCGGGAATTGCTATGGGCCTAGTGAAAACTGGCGATGATTATACTATTTTAACGGATATTCAAGGTATGGAAGACGCACTTGGTGACATGGACTTTAAAGTTGCTGGAACTGCAAAAGGTGTCACTGCATTACAAATGGATATTAAAATCGAAGGATTATCCAATGAGATTTTATCAGAAGCATTGGCACAGGCTAAGAAAGGTCGTATGCAAATCTTAGATTCCATGTTAGCTACGATTAATCAACCAAAATCTGAGCTTTCTGAGTATGCACCTAAAATCTTAACAATGGAAATAAATCCAGATAAAATCCGTGATGTTATTGGACCTGGCGGGAAGCAAATTAATAAAATCATTGATGAAACAGGCGTTAAGATTGATATCGAACAGGATGGTAAAGTCTTTATCTCCTCAACAAACGCATCAATGAATAAAGAAGCACAGAAGATTATTGAAGACATTGTTCGAGAAGTAGAAGTTGGGCAAATGTACCTAGGTACTGTTAAACGAATTGAAAAATTCGGAGCATTTGTTGAGCTGTTTAAAGGTAAGGACGGACTCGTTCATATCTCTGAATTAGCAGAAGAAAGAACAAATAAAGTTGAAGACGCCGTATCTATTGGCGATCAAATCATGGTAAAAGTAAAAGAAATTGATCGTCAAGGACGAATTAATCTATCTCGCAAGGCTGTTTTAATTGAAGATAGAGAACGAAAAGAGAAGGCAAATCAATAA
- a CDS encoding polysaccharide deacetylase family protein, which produces MKHYRKYVNLFIFTILVILTFNSQYNPFQIRDVPIFSQNKKEDALYQEILDKQSNYQEQPQNAYIDDVWKKTPGRNGLAVDVDKSYEKMKGAGIFDDSLLVYKQIEPEISLSDLPASPIYRGHPDKKMVALMINVSWGTEHIPSILKTLQENKVKATFFIEGKWAKENSELVKMIDEQGHIIGNHAYNHPDMARISNQDIVEQIAQTNEILSAITEKTPKWFAPPSGSFNEQVVQSAYNLKMETILWTVDTIDWKKPSVSVMMNRVNSKLHPGATILMHPTPVIAEGLDLLIKSIKENEYRIGTIDKLLSNDR; this is translated from the coding sequence ATGAAACACTATCGTAAGTATGTTAATTTATTTATTTTTACAATCCTAGTCATTTTAACATTCAATTCGCAATATAATCCATTTCAGATACGAGACGTTCCGATCTTCTCACAAAATAAAAAAGAAGATGCCTTGTATCAAGAGATTTTAGACAAACAATCAAACTATCAGGAACAACCGCAAAACGCTTATATTGATGACGTCTGGAAAAAAACACCAGGAAGAAATGGACTTGCGGTTGATGTTGATAAATCCTATGAAAAAATGAAAGGAGCAGGGATATTTGATGACTCCTTACTCGTTTATAAGCAGATAGAACCAGAAATCTCGCTTTCTGACCTTCCAGCTTCACCAATTTATCGTGGACATCCAGATAAGAAAATGGTTGCTTTAATGATAAATGTATCCTGGGGAACTGAGCATATTCCTTCAATATTGAAAACACTGCAAGAGAATAAAGTGAAGGCAACGTTTTTTATTGAAGGAAAGTGGGCAAAGGAAAATTCTGAATTAGTTAAAATGATTGATGAACAAGGCCATATTATTGGTAATCATGCATATAACCACCCTGACATGGCAAGAATATCCAACCAAGATATTGTTGAACAAATTGCACAAACTAATGAAATACTAAGTGCAATAACAGAGAAAACACCAAAATGGTTTGCACCTCCAAGTGGAAGTTTTAATGAACAGGTAGTACAATCTGCTTATAACCTAAAAATGGAAACGATTCTATGGACAGTAGATACCATTGATTGGAAGAAACCATCTGTATCTGTTATGATGAATCGAGTAAATAGTAAGCTGCATCCGGGAGCAACAATCTTAATGCATCCTACCCCTGTTATCGCTGAAGGACTTGATTTATTGATTAAAAGTATTAAAGAAAATGAATATCGAATTGGCACTATTGATAAACTATTAAGTAACGATAGATAA
- a CDS encoding M16 family metallopeptidase gives MIDKHNCKNGVRIVLEKIPAVRSVTIGIWVLTGSRNEDNQNNGISHFIEHMLFKGTKTRTAQDIAEAFDAIGGQINAFTSKEYTCFYAKVLDTHKEHALEILADMFFNSTFNEDEMEREKKVVFEEIKMYEDTPDDIVHDLLARASFGKHPLGYSILGTEEQLKSFKPDDLRTYIKDRYTPDNVVISVAGNVEKSFINNIENYFGSYQSKNSQSTILKPTFLANNIEQFKDTEQAHLCFGFSGLPVGDENAYSLVIMNNVLGGSMSSRLFQDVREKQGLAYSVFSYHSSFLDNGLLTIYAGTGKEQLPLLRDTIKQTVETLIDKGVTDKELHNSKEQLKGNLMLGLESTSSRMNRNGRNELLLQRHRTLDEMIREIDAVSHESIQKVIDSTFNKPASMALIGPDKMN, from the coding sequence TTGATAGATAAACATAATTGTAAAAACGGAGTTAGAATTGTATTGGAAAAAATACCTGCTGTACGTTCAGTAACCATTGGTATTTGGGTGTTAACAGGTTCTCGTAATGAGGATAACCAAAATAATGGTATTTCCCATTTTATTGAGCATATGCTTTTTAAAGGTACTAAGACGAGAACAGCTCAAGATATTGCGGAAGCATTTGATGCTATTGGTGGACAAATAAATGCGTTCACATCAAAAGAATATACTTGTTTCTATGCGAAAGTATTGGATACTCATAAGGAGCATGCATTAGAAATTTTGGCAGATATGTTCTTTAACTCTACTTTCAACGAAGATGAAATGGAACGGGAAAAGAAAGTAGTATTTGAAGAAATTAAAATGTATGAGGATACACCAGATGATATAGTCCATGACTTATTAGCAAGGGCGTCTTTCGGAAAGCATCCATTAGGTTATTCAATCTTAGGTACAGAGGAACAATTGAAATCCTTTAAACCAGATGATTTACGCACTTACATTAAAGACCGTTACACACCTGATAATGTTGTTATTTCTGTTGCGGGAAATGTTGAAAAATCTTTTATAAATAATATTGAAAATTATTTCGGTTCCTATCAGTCGAAAAACAGCCAATCGACCATTTTGAAACCAACTTTCTTAGCGAATAATATTGAACAATTTAAGGATACAGAGCAAGCACATTTATGTTTCGGATTTAGCGGGCTCCCAGTTGGTGATGAAAATGCGTACAGCTTGGTCATAATGAATAATGTGTTAGGCGGTAGTATGAGCTCAAGGTTATTTCAGGATGTCAGGGAGAAGCAAGGTTTAGCCTATTCCGTATTCTCTTATCATTCATCGTTTTTAGATAATGGATTATTAACGATCTATGCTGGTACTGGAAAAGAACAATTACCGCTACTTCGGGATACAATCAAGCAGACTGTAGAGACCCTGATTGATAAAGGGGTAACGGATAAAGAATTACATAATAGTAAGGAGCAATTAAAAGGGAATCTAATGTTAGGCCTAGAAAGTACAAGCAGTCGAATGAATAGAAATGGCCGGAATGAATTATTATTACAACGGCATCGTACATTGGATGAAATGATACGTGAAATTGATGCAGTTAGTCATGAGTCGATTCAAAAAGTAATTGATTCCACCTTTAATAAACCGGCTTCCATGGCATTGATTGGACCAGATAAAATGAATTAA
- a CDS encoding YlmC/YmxH family sporulation protein — MRFKDISGKEIVNVNEGTRLGILGQTDLEINEQTGQIEAFIIPNYKWFGLKKEGDETKIRWQSIKKIGEDMIMVETDTF, encoded by the coding sequence ATGCGTTTCAAGGATATCAGCGGCAAAGAGATTGTCAATGTAAACGAAGGTACACGACTCGGGATATTAGGACAAACCGATTTAGAAATTAATGAGCAGACGGGACAAATCGAAGCTTTTATAATTCCAAATTATAAGTGGTTTGGATTAAAAAAAGAGGGAGATGAAACGAAAATCCGTTGGCAATCCATTAAAAAAATTGGTGAAGATATGATTATGGTAGAAACAGACACATTTTAG
- the dpaA gene encoding dipicolinic acid synthetase subunit A yields MSQIIAVIGGDARYLELIRQLQTLPDAIIMLVGYDKLEQGFIGLKQVDFNELELDKLDAIVLPITGTDSEGYVETIFSDQTIQLTKEWFDRIKESTIVFTGISNDYLNAISANAAISLIPLLDRDDVAIYNSIPTAEGAIMMAIENTDYTIHSSRVIVTGFGRVGNTVANKFSALGAKVAVSARNIKDLARINEMGLTAFPLEKLSDFTRECDLLINTIPAHVVDQKAIQQLPTSAVIIDLASKPGGTDFEYARKRGIKAILARSLPSIVAPKTAGKILGDVVKQILMEERSTS; encoded by the coding sequence ATGAGTCAAATAATTGCGGTGATTGGTGGCGATGCCAGGTACCTGGAATTAATTCGGCAATTACAAACGCTACCGGATGCAATCATTATGCTAGTTGGCTATGATAAGTTGGAGCAAGGTTTTATCGGGCTAAAACAGGTAGACTTTAATGAGCTAGAGCTAGATAAACTGGATGCGATAGTTTTACCAATTACTGGAACTGATTCAGAGGGATATGTAGAGACGATATTTTCCGATCAGACGATCCAATTAACGAAAGAATGGTTTGACAGGATTAAGGAATCGACTATTGTTTTTACTGGAATCTCAAATGATTATTTAAATGCAATTTCTGCTAATGCTGCTATCTCACTAATTCCATTATTGGATCGTGATGATGTGGCAATTTATAATTCCATCCCTACAGCAGAGGGTGCGATAATGATGGCCATTGAAAATACGGATTACACAATTCATTCTTCGCGTGTCATTGTCACTGGTTTTGGCAGAGTTGGAAACACAGTTGCGAATAAGTTCTCAGCTCTTGGTGCAAAAGTGGCAGTCAGTGCTAGAAATATTAAGGATTTAGCAAGAATTAATGAGATGGGATTAACGGCATTTCCGCTCGAAAAATTATCCGATTTTACAAGAGAATGCGATTTATTAATAAATACCATTCCAGCGCATGTCGTTGACCAAAAGGCGATTCAACAACTGCCTACAAGTGCAGTGATTATTGATCTTGCTTCAAAACCGGGTGGTACTGATTTTGAATATGCACGAAAACGTGGAATAAAAGCAATCTTAGCAAGAAGTTTACCAAGTATTGTTGCACCGAAAACGGCGGGGAAGATCTTGGGTGATGTAGTGAAACAAATTTTGATGGAAGAAAGGAGTACATCATGA
- the dpaB gene encoding dipicolinate synthase subunit B has product MSLAGKRIGFGLTGSHHTYSKAFKIMEKLVSDQVEVIPIVSHTVMTMDTKFGKGAEHIEKIEAITGKKVISTIPDAEPLGPDYPLDCLIIAPLTGNSLSKLANAHTDNAVLMAAKSTIRNEKPIILGITTNDALGLNGVNLMRLMNSKHVYFIPFGQDNPFKKPNSLVADLDYLEAAVNSALEGKQLQPVIIPFIR; this is encoded by the coding sequence ATGAGCTTGGCTGGTAAACGAATTGGATTTGGTTTGACAGGATCTCACCATACGTATAGCAAAGCATTTAAGATAATGGAAAAGCTTGTTTCTGATCAGGTCGAAGTGATTCCTATTGTTTCTCACACCGTAATGACTATGGATACGAAATTTGGTAAGGGTGCAGAGCATATTGAAAAGATAGAAGCAATCACTGGAAAAAAAGTAATTTCGACTATTCCAGATGCAGAACCACTTGGTCCCGATTATCCACTCGATTGTTTGATCATTGCCCCGCTGACAGGTAATTCATTAAGTAAGCTTGCGAATGCTCATACCGATAATGCGGTTTTGATGGCAGCCAAATCAACGATACGTAATGAAAAGCCAATTATTTTAGGAATTACAACCAATGATGCACTTGGATTAAATGGAGTAAATTTGATGAGATTAATGAATAGCAAACATGTTTACTTTATTCCATTTGGTCAAGATAATCCTTTCAAAAAACCTAACTCATTAGTAGCAGATTTGGATTATTTAGAAGCAGCTGTAAATTCTGCGCTTGAAGGTAAACAACTCCAACCCGTAATTATTCCTTTTATTCGCTAA
- the asd gene encoding aspartate-semialdehyde dehydrogenase, whose product MTVKTTYNVAVVGATGAVGQKILKLLAEKEFPINEIKLLSSKRSAGKIISFNNKDVTIEEATPESFEGIDIALFSAGGSVSKELAPEAVKRGAVVIDNTSAYRMAEDVPLVVPEVNKEAIKDHKGIIANPNCSTIQMVTALKPIKEQFGLKRVIVSTYQAVSGAGTQATVELQKQAKQYLNNQELEANILPVKGDEKHYPIAFNALPQIDLFDEEGYTFEEMKMINETKKILDDQNLSVAATCVRLPFFTSHAESVYIEVEKAGVTVKDLWKELDSADGVILEDDPATQTYPTPLSAANKEAVFVGRVRKDLDNENGFHLWVVSDNLLKGAALNTVQIAQSVIKNNWL is encoded by the coding sequence ATGACAGTAAAAACAACATATAATGTAGCAGTAGTCGGAGCAACAGGAGCCGTTGGGCAAAAAATATTGAAATTATTGGCGGAGAAGGAATTTCCAATAAATGAAATTAAACTATTATCTTCAAAGAGATCGGCAGGAAAAATCATATCTTTTAATAATAAAGATGTGACAATCGAGGAAGCGACGCCAGAAAGCTTTGAAGGAATTGACATCGCACTATTTTCTGCTGGAGGTTCAGTTTCGAAAGAACTTGCACCAGAAGCAGTAAAACGCGGGGCAGTTGTAATCGATAATACAAGTGCATACCGAATGGCAGAAGATGTACCGCTAGTTGTACCTGAAGTAAATAAAGAAGCAATTAAAGACCATAAAGGAATTATCGCAAATCCAAATTGCTCAACAATCCAAATGGTAACTGCGCTAAAACCAATTAAAGAGCAATTTGGTTTAAAACGTGTCATCGTATCAACATATCAGGCTGTTTCTGGAGCAGGCACCCAAGCAACAGTTGAATTGCAGAAACAGGCTAAACAGTATCTAAATAACCAAGAATTAGAAGCAAATATTCTACCGGTAAAAGGTGATGAAAAGCACTATCCGATTGCATTCAATGCATTGCCACAAATCGACTTATTTGATGAAGAAGGCTATACATTTGAAGAAATGAAAATGATTAATGAGACAAAGAAAATATTGGATGATCAGAATTTATCTGTTGCTGCTACATGTGTACGTCTTCCGTTTTTCACATCACATGCGGAAAGTGTCTATATTGAGGTAGAAAAAGCTGGCGTAACGGTTAAAGACCTTTGGAAAGAATTAGATTCAGCAGACGGCGTAATATTGGAAGATGATCCGGCTACACAAACTTATCCTACGCCATTAAGTGCTGCGAATAAAGAAGCAGTATTTGTCGGACGTGTTCGTAAAGATTTAGATAATGAAAATGGTTTCCATCTATGGGTTGTGTCAGATAATCTTCTTAAAGGCGCAGCACTAAACACAGTGCAAATTGCACAATCGGTAATTAAAAATAATTGGCTGTAA
- the dapG gene encoding aspartate kinase — MQLLVHKYGGTSVQSKENRQHVIKHIKDALVQGYKLVVVVSALGRKPDPYATDTLLGLVDFPANQNANRELDLLMSCGEIISSVVLTSELMNHQIKASALTGAQAGIITTMDFNYARIKKVETKRILHELQQHDVVVVAGFQGQTESGEITTIGRGGSDTTAAALGAALFAEQIEIFTDVNGVMTADPRLVENARHLESVSYTEICNLAYQGAKVVHPRAVEIAMQANIPMRIRSTYTDLPGTYVTSATSHEIEIADRLITGIAHISSISQIKVQTKEAAYRVQSEVFKAMAEAGISVDFINMSPTSVIYTIPDYLTNQAVSILELLGFHPEITENCAKVSAVGAGMTGQPGVISKIVQALTDAGIEILQSADSYTTIWVLVVKEDLNRAVNALHEVFELS; from the coding sequence ATGCAGCTACTAGTTCATAAATATGGTGGTACTTCCGTGCAATCTAAGGAAAACAGACAACATGTTATCAAACACATCAAAGATGCATTAGTACAAGGATATAAGCTAGTTGTTGTTGTATCTGCACTGGGGAGGAAACCAGACCCATATGCAACAGATACATTACTCGGATTGGTTGATTTCCCCGCAAATCAGAACGCAAATCGTGAGCTGGATTTGTTAATGTCATGCGGTGAAATTATTTCTTCTGTTGTATTAACAAGTGAATTAATGAATCACCAGATAAAAGCATCAGCACTAACTGGTGCACAAGCAGGAATCATTACTACAATGGATTTTAATTATGCAAGAATAAAAAAGGTAGAAACAAAAAGAATATTACATGAGCTACAGCAACATGATGTTGTTGTTGTTGCAGGTTTTCAAGGACAAACAGAATCAGGGGAAATTACTACAATTGGTCGTGGTGGCAGTGATACCACTGCGGCAGCCCTTGGAGCTGCGTTATTTGCTGAGCAAATCGAAATATTTACAGATGTAAATGGTGTCATGACAGCAGACCCCAGGCTTGTAGAAAATGCAAGGCATCTAGAGTCTGTTTCGTATACCGAGATTTGTAATTTAGCTTATCAAGGTGCAAAGGTAGTACACCCAAGAGCAGTAGAAATTGCGATGCAGGCAAATATTCCGATGCGTATAAGATCAACATATACAGACTTACCTGGAACCTACGTCACTTCAGCAACCAGTCATGAGATCGAAATTGCTGATCGCTTGATTACTGGTATCGCTCATATATCATCGATATCACAAATTAAAGTACAAACAAAGGAAGCGGCATACAGGGTACAATCAGAAGTTTTTAAAGCAATGGCTGAAGCAGGAATATCCGTTGATTTTATCAACATGTCGCCAACAAGTGTTATCTATACGATCCCTGATTATCTTACCAATCAAGCGGTTTCTATTTTGGAATTATTAGGTTTTCATCCTGAAATTACGGAGAACTGTGCAAAGGTATCTGCAGTTGGTGCAGGTATGACTGGTCAACCTGGTGTTATTTCAAAAATCGTTCAAGCGCTAACTGACGCTGGTATTGAAATTTTGCAATCTGCGGATAGTTATACGACAATTTGGGTGCTTGTAGTGAAGGAAGATTTAAATAGAGCGGTGAATGCATTACATGAAGTGTTTGAACTTAGTTGA